A portion of the Acipenser ruthenus chromosome 38, fAciRut3.2 maternal haplotype, whole genome shotgun sequence genome contains these proteins:
- the LOC117433638 gene encoding uncharacterized protein LOC117433638 translates to MDGLHAQLFFELLLIISAIHLSLSDDHRYYASEGRSVSLPCGGVESSAGSVVEWVQTQIGHVTPNTILTRHPDGRVSKGIKDTGGRFELQTDSSLTIHRAVPEDAGSYQCNGNRASELLFLTVFSDPKDPMPGELVIVTCELKCAVNCGSYTLRMNAEDQSHTSQDAPLQMVLHVNKSDDGEIFRCRLDEGGRVRAEASFQLQVKEDHSARTKVIGTDAAHAGAGHLNLSLVFTLLAAAVVMLFE, encoded by the exons ATGGACGGGCTGCATGCACAATTGTTTTTTGAGCTTTTACTGATAATTTCAGCGATACATCTTTCACTCAGTG ATGACCACAGATACTACGCTTCTGAGGGCAGATCAGTGAGCTTGCCCTGCGGGGGAGTGGAGTCGTCTGCAGGCAGTGTGGTTGAGTGGGTGCAGACCCAGATAGGACATGTAACTCCAAACACCATTCTGACTAGACACCCGGACGGCAGAGTCAGCAAAGGAATTAAAGACACTGGGGGTCGATTCGAGCTCCAGACTGACTCCTCATTGACGATACACAGAGCGGTGCCTGAAGATGCTGGAAGTTACCAATGCAATGGCAACCGGGCTTCAGAGCTGCTATTCCTGACTG TGTTTTCAGACCCTAAGGATCCGATGCCTGGAGAATTGGTAATCGTGACTTGTGAATTAAAATGTGCAGTGAACTGTGGGTCCTACACCTTGAGGATGAATGCAGAGGACCAGAGCCATACATCCCAGGATGCACCACTGCAGATGGTGCTTCATGTGAACAAGTCTGATGACGGAGAAATATTCCGATGCAGACTGGATGAAGGAGGGCGAGTAAGAGCAGAAGCTTCATTTCAATTGCAAGTTAAAG aagATCATTCTGCTAGAACAAAAGTGATTGGGACGGATGCAGCACATGCAGGGGCAG GTCATTTGAACTTATCTCTGGTGTTTACCCTTCTTGCCGCTGCTGTGGTGATGCTGTTTGAGTAA